The following coding sequences lie in one Mucilaginibacter sp. KACC 22773 genomic window:
- a CDS encoding ABC transporter permease — protein sequence MLKNYIKIAWRNLIKNKAHTFINVTGLSVGMAVAVLIGLWIWNELSYDKYHDNYDRIVRVMQHQTFNGEVGTQNSIPLPLGYKLRDEYNSDFKYVVLSTWNFKHIIASGEKKLSYAGSYMQAEAPDLLTLKMLKGTRSALKDQSSIILSASLAKAIFGNADPMFKSIKIDNKWNVKVTGVYEDLPHNTSFKELGFIAPWDLFMTTQPYLKQARTTWGNNSWQLFAQLQPNADPDRVSAKIKNLKMEGLKLNNDKIGLTFKAAIFLHPMSKWHLYSEFKNGINTGGDIKFVWMFGLIGVFVLLLACINFMNLSTARSEKRAKEVGIRKTVGSLRSQLIGQFFMESMLITIFAFFLSLVLVQLILPWFNQVADKTVTILWFNPLFWIMGIGFSIFTGIIAGSYPAFYLSSFQPVKVLKGTFKAGRFAALPRKILVVLQFTVSVTLIIGTIIVFRQVQYTKNRPVGYDRTGLIQVDMRTDEIHNHFDAVRNDLIQSGAIVDMSESDSPLTDIYSDNSGFKWRDKDPTLQDDFGTISISAEFGKTAQWKVLDGRDFDKNNLADSSAMVVNEAAVKFMHLKNPVGETLEWYKKFQIIGVVKDMVMSSPYEPIQPTVFYLTKNSGGLINIRINPKVSPHETLGKIEAAWKQYAPGNPFEYKFTDEEYAQKFANEERVGKLAGFFTLLAIFISCMGLFGMASFMAEQRTKEIGVRKVLGASVFGLWRLMSIDFVVLVSISLLIAIPTAYYFMQDWIKDYKYHAELSWWIFGATAIGSITITLLTVSYQSIKAALMNPVKSLRSE from the coding sequence ATGTTAAAGAATTATATCAAAATCGCCTGGCGAAACCTTATAAAAAATAAGGCGCACACTTTCATCAACGTTACAGGGCTATCGGTTGGTATGGCTGTGGCTGTGCTGATAGGGCTTTGGATCTGGAACGAACTATCATACGATAAGTATCATGATAACTACGACCGAATTGTGCGGGTAATGCAGCACCAAACCTTTAACGGCGAAGTTGGGACGCAAAACTCTATTCCCCTGCCACTGGGTTATAAGTTAAGGGATGAATATAACAGCGACTTTAAATATGTGGTATTATCTACCTGGAATTTTAAGCATATAATTGCATCGGGCGAAAAAAAATTATCTTACGCGGGCTCCTATATGCAGGCCGAAGCACCTGATCTGCTTACCCTTAAAATGCTGAAGGGGACACGTTCGGCATTAAAAGATCAATCGTCTATCATACTTTCGGCATCATTGGCAAAAGCCATTTTTGGTAATGCCGACCCTATGTTTAAGTCTATAAAAATAGATAATAAATGGAACGTAAAGGTGACAGGGGTGTATGAGGATTTGCCCCATAATACCAGCTTTAAAGAACTTGGCTTTATTGCACCGTGGGACTTGTTTATGACAACGCAGCCTTACCTGAAACAGGCGCGCACAACCTGGGGCAATAACTCCTGGCAATTGTTTGCCCAACTACAACCTAATGCCGATCCGGACAGGGTATCTGCCAAAATAAAAAACCTGAAAATGGAGGGGTTAAAGCTTAATAACGACAAAATTGGCTTAACCTTTAAGGCCGCTATTTTTCTACATCCCATGAGTAAATGGCACTTATACTCGGAGTTTAAAAACGGCATCAATACGGGCGGCGATATTAAATTTGTTTGGATGTTTGGCCTTATCGGCGTATTTGTATTGCTACTGGCTTGTATTAATTTCATGAACCTGAGCACCGCCCGCAGCGAGAAACGGGCCAAGGAAGTAGGCATCCGCAAAACAGTTGGTTCGCTGCGTAGCCAGCTCATTGGGCAGTTTTTTATGGAATCGATGCTGATAACTATTTTCGCCTTCTTCCTGTCGTTAGTTTTGGTGCAGCTGATATTACCGTGGTTTAACCAGGTTGCCGATAAAACCGTTACTATACTATGGTTTAATCCCCTGTTCTGGATTATGGGTATTGGCTTTAGTATTTTTACAGGTATCATAGCAGGCAGCTATCCGGCGTTTTACCTGTCGTCATTCCAGCCTGTAAAAGTGCTAAAGGGCACCTTCAAGGCGGGCCGCTTTGCTGCCCTGCCGCGTAAAATATTGGTAGTATTACAGTTCACTGTTTCAGTTACCCTCATTATCGGTACCATCATTGTTTTCAGGCAGGTGCAGTATACCAAGAACCGGCCGGTAGGCTATGATCGTACCGGGCTGATCCAGGTTGATATGCGTACCGACGAGATCCATAATCATTTCGATGCGGTACGAAACGACCTGATCCAGTCGGGCGCTATCGTTGACATGTCTGAATCTGACAGCCCGCTAACGGATATATACTCTGACAACAGCGGCTTTAAATGGCGCGATAAAGACCCAACTCTTCAGGATGATTTTGGTACGATATCCATAAGCGCAGAATTTGGCAAAACAGCTCAGTGGAAAGTATTAGATGGCCGCGATTTTGACAAAAACAACTTAGCCGATTCATCAGCCATGGTGGTAAACGAGGCTGCTGTTAAATTTATGCATTTGAAAAACCCGGTAGGCGAAACGCTGGAATGGTATAAAAAATTCCAGATCATTGGTGTAGTAAAGGATATGGTGATGTCATCGCCTTACGAGCCAATACAGCCAACCGTTTTCTATCTTACAAAAAACAGCGGCGGCCTCATTAATATCCGCATTAACCCTAAAGTGAGCCCGCATGAAACGCTGGGTAAAATCGAGGCTGCCTGGAAACAATATGCCCCCGGCAACCCCTTTGAATACAAATTCACCGACGAAGAGTACGCCCAAAAATTTGCCAACGAAGAACGTGTAGGTAAACTGGCCGGTTTCTTTACCCTGCTGGCCATCTTTATCAGTTGTATGGGGTTGTTCGGTATGGCATCATTTATGGCCGAGCAGCGCACCAAGGAAATTGGGGTACGCAAGGTATTAGGGGCATCAGTATTTGGCCTGTGGCGCTTAATGTCGATAGATTTTGTAGTGCTGGTTTCTATATCATTACTGATAGCTATACCAACCGCTTACTACTTTATGCAAGACTGGATAAAGGATTACAAATACCACGCCGAACTTTCCTGGTGGATTTTTGGGGCCACGGCTATTGGTTCTATCACAATTACCCTGCTTACTGTTAGCTACCAAAGTATTAAAGCCGCGTTGATGAACCCGGTAAAAAGCCTTCGGTCGGAATAG
- a CDS encoding ABC transporter permease gives MFKNYIKIAWRNLTRNRAHTFINITGLSVGMAVAMLIGLWIWDELSYDRYFKNYDRLVQVMQHQTFNGSVGTQSDIPMPLGYKLRDDYQNDFKYVVLSTWTYAHIIAFGDKKLTQQGNYMQAEAPDVFSLKMIKGTRSGLKDPSSIILSASLAKALFGDTDPMFKALKIDNKWNVKVTGVYEDLPHNNSLAEVAFIAPWDLYMTTHVKTNITQWGNNSWQLFAQLSPNADINKVSARIKDLKLNAFIAEGNKLGLSFKPTVFLHPISKWHLYSEFKNGINTGGAIQFVWMFGIIGVFVLLLACINFMNLSTARSEKRAKEVGIRKTVGSLRGQLIGQFLVESVLISAFAFLFSIVLVQLILPWFNQVANKTMQVLWANPMFWILGIGFSLITGLIAGSYPAFYLSSFKPVKVLKGTFKAGRMAALPRKVLVVLQFTVSVALIIGTIIVFRQVQFTKNRPIGYDRTGLIQIEMKTDAIHQHFTAVRNDLLQSGAIVEMAESDSPLTGVYSNNSGLTWRDKDPNLQDDFGTIAVSPEFGKTAGWKLTDGRDFSRDILTDSSGIVLNEAAVKFMNFKHPVGETIKWYKTFKVIGVVKDMVMSSPYEPVKPTIFYMVPYAPGIVDIRLNTGKSASEALRKIEAVFKQYDPASPFDYKFTDDQYAQKFANEERIGKLAGFFTLLAIFISCMGLFGMASFMAEQRTKEIGVRKVLGASVFGLWRLLSIDFVVLVVVSLIIAIPTAYYFMQGWIKDYKYHAELSWWIFGATALGAIMITLLTVSYQSIKAALMNPVKSLRSE, from the coding sequence ATGTTCAAGAATTATATCAAGATCGCCTGGCGAAACCTTACGCGTAACAGGGCGCATACTTTTATTAATATAACCGGCCTATCAGTTGGTATGGCAGTGGCTATGCTTATTGGCTTGTGGATATGGGACGAGCTGTCATACGACAGGTACTTTAAAAACTATGACCGCCTGGTACAGGTTATGCAGCACCAAACCTTTAATGGCAGTGTAGGCACACAATCCGATATACCTATGCCGTTGGGTTATAAACTGCGGGATGACTATCAGAATGATTTTAAGTATGTAGTACTATCTACCTGGACATACGCACACATCATAGCATTCGGTGATAAAAAACTAACCCAACAGGGAAATTATATGCAGGCCGAAGCACCCGACGTGTTCAGTTTAAAAATGATTAAAGGCACACGATCCGGTCTAAAAGATCCATCGTCTATCATTCTATCTGCATCACTGGCTAAAGCACTTTTTGGTGACACAGATCCCATGTTTAAAGCCTTAAAGATCGACAATAAATGGAACGTTAAGGTTACCGGCGTTTACGAAGATCTGCCGCATAATAACAGCTTAGCTGAAGTGGCATTTATTGCACCGTGGGATTTATACATGACTACTCATGTAAAAACAAACATTACACAATGGGGCAATAATTCATGGCAGCTATTTGCACAGCTAAGCCCCAATGCAGATATAAACAAGGTATCGGCCAGGATAAAAGATTTGAAGCTAAATGCTTTTATCGCAGAGGGCAATAAGCTGGGTTTATCTTTTAAGCCAACAGTGTTTTTGCACCCGATAAGCAAATGGCATTTATATTCGGAATTTAAAAATGGTATTAATACCGGGGGGGCTATACAATTTGTATGGATGTTTGGCATTATTGGTGTATTCGTATTATTGCTGGCTTGCATCAATTTCATGAACCTAAGCACGGCCCGGTCAGAAAAACGGGCCAAAGAAGTGGGTATACGTAAAACGGTAGGATCGTTGCGAGGCCAGCTTATTGGTCAGTTTTTGGTAGAGTCGGTACTGATCTCGGCATTTGCCTTCCTGTTTTCCATAGTTCTTGTACAGCTTATTTTACCCTGGTTTAACCAGGTAGCCAATAAAACCATGCAGGTATTATGGGCCAACCCGATGTTTTGGATACTGGGAATTGGTTTTAGCCTCATAACAGGGCTCATCGCGGGTAGCTATCCTGCTTTTTACCTGTCATCATTTAAGCCGGTGAAAGTTTTAAAAGGAACATTTAAAGCCGGACGAATGGCTGCATTACCCCGTAAAGTACTGGTGGTTTTACAGTTTACGGTTTCCGTTGCTTTAATCATAGGTACTATTATTGTTTTCAGGCAGGTGCAATTCACCAAGAACAGACCAATAGGTTATGACCGAACAGGCCTTATACAAATAGAAATGAAAACGGATGCCATTCACCAGCACTTTACGGCAGTAAGGAATGACCTGCTGCAGTCGGGAGCAATAGTTGAAATGGCCGAGTCTGATAGTCCGTTAACTGGGGTATATTCTAATAATAGTGGCCTTACCTGGAGGGATAAGGACCCTAATCTGCAGGATGATTTTGGCACAATTGCCGTAAGCCCCGAATTTGGAAAAACGGCTGGCTGGAAACTTACCGACGGGCGCGATTTTTCAAGAGATATTTTAACAGATTCATCGGGAATAGTATTGAACGAAGCCGCCGTAAAGTTCATGAACTTTAAACACCCGGTTGGCGAAACCATTAAATGGTACAAAACTTTTAAAGTTATAGGCGTAGTGAAGGATATGGTTATGTCATCACCCTATGAGCCTGTAAAACCAACTATATTTTATATGGTTCCGTATGCTCCCGGGATAGTTGATATCAGGCTGAACACCGGCAAAAGCGCCAGCGAAGCATTACGTAAAATTGAAGCTGTATTTAAACAGTATGACCCGGCCAGCCCTTTCGATTATAAATTCACAGATGATCAATATGCTCAAAAGTTTGCCAACGAGGAGCGGATAGGTAAACTGGCTGGTTTCTTTACCCTGCTGGCTATTTTCATTAGTTGTATGGGCCTGTTTGGTATGGCATCATTTATGGCCGAGCAGCGCACCAAAGAAATTGGCGTACGCAAGGTATTAGGGGCATCAGTATTTGGCCTGTGGCGCCTGTTGTCGATAGATTTTGTAGTGCTGGTTGTTGTATCATTAATCATAGCTATACCAACCGCTTATTACTTTATGCAAGGCTGG